A window of Variovorax paradoxus genomic DNA:
CCTGGCCGGCGCGTGGACCACGCCTGTCCTCGCGATGACCGACGACGACCTGCTGGCGCCCATGACCGTGGTGCAGACCTGCAACCCCGGCACCGCGCGCTACAACGGCGCAAGAGGCACCTACGTCAACCTCACCCGCAACGGCGTGTCGGAAGACTTCAAGCAGTACCAGAACGCCGTCTTCCGCGAGAGCGACCAGAAGGACAAGTTCCTCGACCTGGTGCTGCCCTTCACCACCGCCCATGCGCGCACGCACCAGATCGCGCGCGTGCTGGTGGAGCAGAGCCGCGGCGGCTTCGTGCTGCAGATCCATCCGAAGATGCTGGCGTGGCACCTGCAGCCGGGTGATCGCATCGTGCTCTCGAGCGCGCTCTACGGCTTTGCCAACAAGCCGTTCCGCGTGCAGGACTGGAGCTATTCGATGAGCTCGCCGCTGTCGTTCCAGGTCATCGAGGACGAAGAGGCCTTCTACGACACCGCCGACGAGGTGCTGCGCGACCCGTCGCCCAACACCAACCTGCCGAACCCGTTCCTGCTGCCCCAGCCTCCGCTCGACCTGCAGGTGCGCAGCGGCCAGGAGCAGATGGTGCAGCAGGGCGGCACGCTGGTGATCCGCGCGCGCGTGAGCTGGTCGGCGTCGGTGGAAGACGCCGTCCTGCGCGGCGGCAACGTGCAGGTGCAGTGGCGCACGACCACGCCGGTGGGCGACTGGCAGAGCGCCACGCTGCCGGGCACGGCCACCGAGACCTTCCTGCTCGGCCTCGAGGTGCACGGCGAGTACCAGGTGCGCGTGCGCTTCATGACGGCCTATGCGTCGAGCTACTGGACGATGGTGACGCACACGCTGCAGGGTGCGAGCGTGAAGCCGGGCGACGTCGAGGGGCTGAGCCTTGCCGTGGAGCCCGCCGGCGTGATGGCGCGCTGGTCCGCGCCGACGGGCATCGACCTGCTCGAATGGGGCGCGACGCGGATCTTCATCGGCCCGACCTTCGAGACGGCGGTGGAGCGATGGACCGGCAAGGCCCTGAATGCCAACATCGGCTGGCTGCCGGCGGGGACGGTGAAGGTCTGGGCGCAGCACGGCAATACGCAGGGTGTCTGGGGCATTCCGATCTCGGCCACGATCGACATCGCGCCACCCGCGCAACCGATCGTGCGCGGAGAGGTGTGGGGTGCGCAGATCGAGCTGGCCTGGCAGGCTTGCGGCACGACACAGCCGATCTCGGCATACATCGTCAAGGTGGGGCCGACGCTGGCGGAGGCGGTCGAGATCGGCCATACGGGCTCGCTCAACTTCGTGCGAACCGAGCCCGTGGCTGCCACGCGCATCTACTGGGTCACTGCATTCGACATCGGTGGCAATGCCAGTGATGCGGGGTATGTGCAGCTTGCGTCGCTGCCGACGATCGACGATGCGATCAAGGAGCTGCAGGAGGGGCTGGACGAGCAGGTTGCCGATCTGCTGAACGTCAACTCGGGCATCAGCGAGCGTCTGATCGACGAGGCCATCGAGCGCGGCACCGCGATCACGCATGTCGAGAAAGTGGTCACCGACACGGCTGAGCAACTGGCGCAGCGCATCGACATCGTCTCGGCTCGCGCGGTCGGCTATGTGCGTGCCAACCTGATCTTCAACGGCGGGTTCGAGTTCGACCTCGACAAGTGGGAGTTGCAGGGCAACGCCTGGGAGGTGATGGAAGACGACTGGGGCGCATCGGCAAGGCTTCATGCCGCAGCGCCCGCGAGTGGAAGGCTCGTCAGCGCCAGCTTCCCGGTCAAGCCCGGGACCTGGTACGCGGGTTCGGGCGACTCGATGTTCCAGAGCGACGTGGGTCAGAGCGGATTCGCGCTCGAGTTCTTCGACCTGACCGGCCATTCGCTGGGCATCACGGACACGCTCAAGGAAGGGCGGCACGGCTTCATGAACGAACAGCTCCGCCGCAACGACTTCGCGGTGGAGGCGATTGCGCCAGCCGCAGCGGTCACGGGCAAGGCCGTGTTCCTGTGGAGCGGCTATGCGGCGGGTGGCGGCATGGGCGTGCGTTTCGTGAAGGTCGAGCAAGGGCGCTTCCCGGTCACGCCATTTACGTCGGAGGCCAGCGACCGCGGTGCGGTGGCGGCCATTCGAGAGGAAGTGGTGGCCCGCGCGGCCGCCGACGCGGCGGAAGCGGCGGCCCGCACGACGCTGTCCGTGCGCGTGAACGGCGCCGAGGCGGCCATCGACCAGGAAGCCCAGGTGCGCGCCGACGAGACCGGCCGTCTGTCGGCCAAGTGGGGCCTGAAGGTGGTGGCCGGCAACAAGGTCGCGGGCGTGCTGCTCAACAACGATGGCCAGGAGAGCAATTTCACCGTGCTGGTCGACCGGTTCGCGATAGCTCAGCAGACGGCCGGTGGTGTCACGAAGTACCCCTTCGTGGTGGGGGCCGTGGGTGGTTCGCCGACAGTCGGCATCGACGGTACGCTGGTCGTGGACGGCTCGATCCTGGCGCGTTCGATCAGTGTCGACCGGCTGTCGGCGATCACGTCGCGGCTGGGTTACGTCACTGCGGGGCAGGTGGACATCTCGGGCGACGGCGTGGGCGGCTGGGGCTATCTGCGCAGTGCCAACAAGTGGTTCAACGACGGCGGCTGGGGATGGATCCTGGCGCGCCACACGAGCGGCGACACCTTCGTCGACATGACCTGCAACGGCATGGGCCTGCAGATGCAGAACGCCACGGGGCGGTTCCGGCTCTGGGGGCCCGGATTCAACCTGCAGAACGAAGGCCTGACGATCAATCAAGTCGACGTCATCGATACGTTGAACCTGCGTGGGCAGGCGGTTACCGTGCCGTCGTTTGCTTCGTCGGGGGCGAATGTGGTGTCGGTCAACCACCACGTGCCCGGCAGCGAGCCGCTGCACACCTTCATTCTGGGTTCGGTCTTTGTTTCGCAGACGGCACCAGTTTCGTTGACCGTCGATGGCGCGCTCCAGTGGCTAGGCGCCGGTATTGGCGGAACCACGGTAACTGGCGGCATTCAGGTGTTGCTGAACCCTGGCTCGCACACGCTCACTCTTTTCACGCCCGCGTCGGCCGGCACCGCGGGCTCCTCCATCTATGCGCTGTCCACGCGCCGCTGAACCATGCCTCACTTCACTGTCTACAACACCCGCACCGGCGAGATCCGCTGCACGGGCACGCAGGCCACCGTCGAGTGGTGCCATGCGCAGGCCCGCCCGGGCGAATCCGTTTACCTCGGGCATTCGGCGCCCGGCACCTTCATCCGGAATGGTGTACCCGAGCCGTTGCCGCAGCGGCCGAGCGAGCATCACGTTTTCGATTGGGCGGCACACGCCTGGCGCGATCCGCGCACGCCCGACGACCTGCGACGGCAACTCAAGGCCGAGCTGGCCGACGAGCGCTGGCGGCTCGAGACCGGTGGCCTGACGCTCGCCAGCGGGCTGCGCGTCAAGACCGGTCGTGAAGACCGCGCGACCTTTGCCGAGTCGCTTGCCGACATGGAGGCACGCGGGCTCGATCGCATCGACTTCAAGGCGGCCGAAGGCTTCGTCACGCTCACGCGGGATGAAGCGCTGGCCATCGCTCGCGCCGTCGCCGAGCACGTGCAGCGCTGCTTCAGCGCGGAGCGTGCCGCGCATGTGTTCGTCGACGGACTTCGCGACACCGACATCCCGGCCAGTTGCAGCCTGGCCGGATTCATGGGCGATCAGCCCGTCAACCCTTCGCTTGCATAACCAACTCAACCCCAGGAGCACCCAATGGCTTATTCACCCGCATCCGCCAACGCTTTCATCAAGCTGATTCTTCTCGGCACGCCCATCACCGGCCTTGCCGACAACGCCTCGGTGAACCCGTCGACGGACCTCTACATCAGCCTTCTCACCGCCGCTCCGGGCGCCGGCGCCAACCAGAGCACGAACGAACTCGTATATCCGGGCTATGCCCGCATGGCGGTACCGCGCAGCCCGGCCGGCTGGTCGGTGATCGGCAACGAGGCCTTTCTCGTCAATGCGCTGGAATTCCTGGAGGTGGCCGGCACCGCGACAGGCACGGCCACGCACCTGGGCATCGGCACCGCGGCGGCGGGCGGCGGCCTGCTGCTGCTGCACGGCGCCCTGACGCCCGTCATTCCGATCCAGGCCGGCGTGGTGCCGCGCCTCAAGACGTCGACCAAGGTCGCGTTCCTCACGGTCTGAACGGCACAGCGCGATGGCACACAAAACCGCCGACCGCATCCTGGAGAGCAGCGTCTCCGTGGGACTGGGCGCCTTTGTACTGGGGGGCGCCGTCGATGCCTATCGACCGTTCTCCGCAGCTGGCATGGCAGAGGGAGACACCTGCCACTACATGATCAACGCGGTCGACTCCGTCGGCCGCCCAACCGGCCTGTTCGAACTCGGCCGGGCCACGATGACAGGCGGCGCGCTCGCGCGCACGCTGGTCATCGCATCGAGCAACGACGGCGCAAAGGTCGACTTTCCCGACGGGCCGAAGCAGATCGGGCTGACCATCCTGTCGGCATCGACCGAGCAGCTCAAGGCCGACTGGCAGGAGGCCCTCGGCCTCGACCAGACGGGCATGGTCTGTTACTTCGCGCAGTCGGCGCCGCCCGCGGGCTATCTCAAGCGCAACGGCGCCGCGGTCTCGCGTACGACGTATGCACGGCTGTTCGAGAAGATCGGCACGACCTATGGCGCGGGCGACGGCTCGACGACCTTCAACCTGCCTGACGGACGCGGTGTCTTCGACCGGGGGCTGGACGACGGACGAGGATTTGATCCCGGCCGTACGTTGGGGTCCTATCAGGACAGCGCGAACCTGTCGCACGTGCATGGTGTCGTGGATCCCGGGCATGCGCATGCGATCACCGATCCTTCGCATGCGCACGGCGTCTATGACCCGGGGCACTCGCACGGCGCATGGACAGATGCGCAGGGCCATCACAGCCACGGGTTCGTCGCGCCACAGGTGTCTGGCGTCGGTGCCTATGCGGCCGGGCTCTTCGGACGGCTGGTCGATGGCGATGTGGGCAAGGGCACCGACGGCGCCGGCAATCATGCTCACAACGTCGGTGTCGGCGGCTCTGGCACGGGCATCAGCATCTACGGTGCCGGCACAGGCATCGTCATCAAGACCGGCC
This region includes:
- a CDS encoding phage tail tip fiber protein; this translates as MIVSTALSIVASAYGNMQAKKQAKAAAARKLAEDVANIKERTTTIIASDAPHTVIYGEPAPVGGAVVAVLTGGEYSHLKHVVMVLAAHPCEAVTDIQIEGVSLGALDARGYSSNPEFIVTDSEAIGGGVPGVNVQIHLSPDGVDTADAYMRENLDPWPASKGLWTEAHKLSGYTYIVVTLNLFVERFQGGLPTITANVKGKKVYDPRTGATAYSRNPALCLADFLRSEEGYLASNDQIDQNALIVAANACDTAIYNPGTVAADRPNYGGSVARYTCDGMFRSDQDRDSTRQQLEDTMAGYSLESGGVWRILAGAWTTPVLAMTDDDLLAPMTVVQTCNPGTARYNGARGTYVNLTRNGVSEDFKQYQNAVFRESDQKDKFLDLVLPFTTAHARTHQIARVLVEQSRGGFVLQIHPKMLAWHLQPGDRIVLSSALYGFANKPFRVQDWSYSMSSPLSFQVIEDEEAFYDTADEVLRDPSPNTNLPNPFLLPQPPLDLQVRSGQEQMVQQGGTLVIRARVSWSASVEDAVLRGGNVQVQWRTTTPVGDWQSATLPGTATETFLLGLEVHGEYQVRVRFMTAYASSYWTMVTHTLQGASVKPGDVEGLSLAVEPAGVMARWSAPTGIDLLEWGATRIFIGPTFETAVERWTGKALNANIGWLPAGTVKVWAQHGNTQGVWGIPISATIDIAPPAQPIVRGEVWGAQIELAWQACGTTQPISAYIVKVGPTLAEAVEIGHTGSLNFVRTEPVAATRIYWVTAFDIGGNASDAGYVQLASLPTIDDAIKELQEGLDEQVADLLNVNSGISERLIDEAIERGTAITHVEKVVTDTAEQLAQRIDIVSARAVGYVRANLIFNGGFEFDLDKWELQGNAWEVMEDDWGASARLHAAAPASGRLVSASFPVKPGTWYAGSGDSMFQSDVGQSGFALEFFDLTGHSLGITDTLKEGRHGFMNEQLRRNDFAVEAIAPAAAVTGKAVFLWSGYAAGGGMGVRFVKVEQGRFPVTPFTSEASDRGAVAAIREEVVARAAADAAEAAARTTLSVRVNGAEAAIDQEAQVRADETGRLSAKWGLKVVAGNKVAGVLLNNDGQESNFTVLVDRFAIAQQTAGGVTKYPFVVGAVGGSPTVGIDGTLVVDGSILARSISVDRLSAITSRLGYVTAGQVDISGDGVGGWGYLRSANKWFNDGGWGWILARHTSGDTFVDMTCNGMGLQMQNATGRFRLWGPGFNLQNEGLTINQVDVIDTLNLRGQAVTVPSFASSGANVVSVNHHVPGSEPLHTFILGSVFVSQTAPVSLTVDGALQWLGAGIGGTTVTGGIQVLLNPGSHTLTLFTPASAGTAGSSIYALSTRR
- a CDS encoding DUF4376 domain-containing protein; the protein is MPHFTVYNTRTGEIRCTGTQATVEWCHAQARPGESVYLGHSAPGTFIRNGVPEPLPQRPSEHHVFDWAAHAWRDPRTPDDLRRQLKAELADERWRLETGGLTLASGLRVKTGREDRATFAESLADMEARGLDRIDFKAAEGFVTLTRDEALAIARAVAEHVQRCFSAERAAHVFVDGLRDTDIPASCSLAGFMGDQPVNPSLA
- a CDS encoding phage tail fiber protein — translated: MAYSPASANAFIKLILLGTPITGLADNASVNPSTDLYISLLTAAPGAGANQSTNELVYPGYARMAVPRSPAGWSVIGNEAFLVNALEFLEVAGTATGTATHLGIGTAAAGGGLLLLHGALTPVIPIQAGVVPRLKTSTKVAFLTV
- a CDS encoding phage tail protein, whose product is MAHKTADRILESSVSVGLGAFVLGGAVDAYRPFSAAGMAEGDTCHYMINAVDSVGRPTGLFELGRATMTGGALARTLVIASSNDGAKVDFPDGPKQIGLTILSASTEQLKADWQEALGLDQTGMVCYFAQSAPPAGYLKRNGAAVSRTTYARLFEKIGTTYGAGDGSTTFNLPDGRGVFDRGLDDGRGFDPGRTLGSYQDSANLSHVHGVVDPGHAHAITDPSHAHGVYDPGHSHGAWTDAQGHHSHGFVAPQVSGVGAYAAGLFGRLVDGDVGKGTDGAGNHAHNVGVGGSGTGISIYGAGTGIVIKTGPTGISLNTSGDTEARPRNNAYLACIKY